AGGAAATTAAACGACCTGATACCAAATTTGGTACCAGAGCACAAAGAGTTACTATAGATGTggcaatttcaaatttaatgatCTGAGACCAAAGCAGCTGTGATCTTTTATGCTCTGACACCAAATTTATCAATCTGACTCACTAGtattaataactcgttggatctAAACTTATagatccaaaatacttaaattcaatTAACAATGCTAATGTGGTTGCCACGTATAAATAATCTATTATGCTCTCTTACGTAATCAAGTGTGGTGGAACTATTGAATTGTCACAAAAATCTTAAGGGCTCATCCACATGTTTAATGGAGTATTTAATGGAGTGACTTTATGATACCTAACGCTACGCAAGCACAGGAACACTCCCAAGTTGCAAGTCCCTCTAGTCCTCTCATATGTTTTCTAGTGTAGAGATCACATGAAGTAGTCAATCAAATTGCATTGCTTTTTAATTCATGATAAGACTCCACCGTTGTGGAATCATGGCTGGGAAAGAGTCTTTATCCAAAGCGATCTCTACAAATACGGCAATGGTAGTCAAAAAAGGATTTGCACTTAGCAATCTACTTTTACTATTAAAAGCTAGGCATAGAGCTCTACACTTTAGTAGATAGAAGCAGTTTAAGCAGTTTCTTTTCAAAAGTTTAAGCCTATGGTTTCTATGTGTGATTAAGCCTAAGTATGAAGTATTTATATATGGTTCGCACATTAAATTAGCATCTAAGCTTAAACGTTGTGGTAGATGGTTTGGGCCCAGCAAATTATTAGTACTAGTCTGCTGAGTCATTGTTTCGCCCACGTTGCTTAGAGtggtcaaaattttgatttgaattgctCGCCTAGTGTTCGTAGCTATTAATTTCTATCTTTTCATAACTAATCTATTATTATCATCTATAGTTATGTGAAAGTGTTGCTCGGCGACTTTTCTGAAACAGCGCATGCTAATTATAGAACAAGATAATGCGACTTTATTCCACAACCTGTCCTTTTTTTAATCGACAACTAAACATGGTTTCTATGTGTGACAAATAAATGGAAAGTTACATCTTACTACTTTGGTTTATATGCACATCAGCACATGGATTGCTTCACAGCAAATTGGCCACAAATGGGGCCTCCGCAAGGATGGATTGATAGAACATGGCCTGAGGCTATTGAAATGATGAGAGATTCCTTTCAGATCCATATGTGATCTTACTTTTTCTGCAGTTATGTTGCAATAGTTATTGCGATTTGATTCCGAATAATATCAATCGCGCTTCAGATTTTGTGATAACCAGACGAACGTATATAACGCTGCAAATTCAGAAACTGCCAGTATTGAATACCGGCTTGAACAACGAAAGTAGCAAGAATTTAGAGATCACTCACTGAATTTTATTGTCGACCGTCATCGGATCACACTCAAATATCTGCTTATGGGAACCATCCCATTCACCGTCGAATCCACCGTCCATCACGTGCAGTGCTCAAATCTCAAAGTAGTGATGGACGATAGAATTGACGATCTTTGCAGCCTACTGAACCAACTCACAGAGTGAACAAGCTGTGATTATATGGGTAGAACATGTACCAACTATACTCCGAGAAACAACTACTCGGGGAAGGGATCGAAACCTCGCAGACGATCCTAAACTCTTTCTTAGCTACGTCATAGCACATAATCTTTCCGGGTATACCGAACAGCAGCATCCCCCCTTTCTctgctcctcctcttcctctgaCAACATATACATGCGAAAGTGCCAGATGATCGACTATATTCACCGATCTCCGCGTACCTGGACGTGGAACGCGAACCTTCATCTGTATCTCAGGGTACAGTTCTTTTATATGGCTTAAATCTATGCGGTACAACACCGACCACCCCGAACAATCGACACCCATCTCTAGCACATCAAAGCAAGCTGTGAGTTTCTGCTCCTTTGTGTACCCAGTCATCTGAAGAAACCCTCCTGATTCTCCGATATAATGGCAATTCCAATTCTCTGGCCTATGATCGGGCATTGGTAGCCTCTTTACTTGTTCTCTTTCAATATCGAACGAAAGAAGATGATCTCTGACGATCCATATCAGTAAGCCGTTCCAGAAGGCGCTTCGGTAGGCTCGGAGCCCTTTAAACTGATCAAGTGAGCTGCTATCGATGTCGGCTTGTCTCCATGAACGAGTCTCCGAAGAGTAGATGTGAATTTTGAATCCTAAAGCGATTACTTTGTAGTAAGGCGATTTAGAGGGGTCGAAGGCGAGGCTGAGGTACCGGTCGCCACCCTTCGGTATGTCAAGCGCGATGAACTCCGTGGTTATGGGGTTGCAGATGAAGTGAAGAGATTTATAGTGTCCATCGCGGTTGGGGCGGCTGCAGATGATGAGGCCGTTGCATGAGCTTTCGATGGTGATATGGCCGCCGTCTACATCTGGAATTGATGGTATGAAGGAAAATGCAGGATCGGGAAAAGcagaggcggcggcagcagcttCACCCTGCAGGGGGAAGTATTCAGTGTGATTCACGCGGCCGCGGAGGAAGAAGCCCGAGATCGAGTTATTGGCATTGCAGGCAAAGTGCATCTGGAGGAAGTGGTGGTCTGACGTGAGGGAGCGCCAGCGCTTGCAGACGCAGCGGGCTCGAGCAAGCTGCTTCGGTGGCAGGCGGGCGAGGATGTCGGAAGTGATATCGTCGTCGAAGAACATCATTTGCGACATCTAAGTATTTTGCAGAATATGTAATCGACACCGAATTTATTCGACAGTAATCCGCTGCTGCAGCCACCTTGTTACCTGAAATGATATCATCTGCAGGCCGGCCGGTTTTGGCTTTGCATAGAAGAAGATGGTGAGTATAGAATTCTAGTCCTTTAGAATTGACAAAATTGTCCTACTTAAGACAGTGCTATTTTTGTTTTCTAGTCTTTAATTTGTTTCATCTACTAAGCCAAGCTTCTTTGTTGCCTCAGAGGCTTCAAATGGAAGCATCTGTTTTCGCAGTTAAAAAGTCCCTTGGTTAAGTTCTAGACTTCAATCAGAAGCTAAAAATTCTCTAGTGAAGTTTCTGCACAAACACTTCATTTTCAGGCCCTACAACACCTAAAAAACTCTTTGATTCTGATCGTATGGCCGCAATATGCACACACTACAAAATTAGAGAATACAATTCCTATCTACGGTTGGTTATACATTGGTAACTTCTTCAGCGTAAAACTGGAGAAAAATGGCTCTGAAACACCCCTTAAACCAGTGTAACAAGCTTCATTTGTAAGTCCCTATTTCAAAACCACGAGTTACACTCTGCTCAAGGCAAGTCCAAATGAATCAGAATGAAAGGAATCTAAAAGTGGCAGTGATAAACCAATCAAACTTGCAAAGAACATAGAAATTTCCCAAACAATATATTGCACGAGGAATGTGACTATAACAGAACAAATGAAGGGAAATCAATTCAAAATCACGACAAACAAGTCAAGTTCATTTCTATGAAGAGCGAAATGTTATGAAGCAAAATGAATCAAGTTTCTCGGAGTCACAGTGATAGTTGTAAAGCTTCGAATTCATCTGTTGATGACAATCTCGCACTGGGTAAGCAACACAAATGCATCCATTGGAATTCAAACACCTGATCTCTTGTTCCGTAGTTCCCTCCAAATCATCGAGAATAATAGATCCATTACAATCTAATTAACTACCATCATAGAGTAGTTGTGCTTGGTTAGTTTGATTGATAGCGAGCGTGAAATATATGAGGATCATTGTACCCATGCTAGACCTGTTGAGAGATCATTATAATGTGTTCAATAGGAAGTCAAAAAGTGCAGGTGCAATATGTAATGAAGAAATAATATTAAGCCTTTCTAATAGACTAAAGAAGAGATGTTGGACTCTTCGAATGAAGTGCGTGGAATGTTTTACTCGGAATCATGAAAACGGAGAAGTTATGAAAGGTGCTTACATAGACGCAAAGAAATTAGGATTTTCTTCGGATGGATGGCTGTCAAGAAATTCAATCTCCTAATATTCCTCCTGTCGCCGATATCTGTAATGGTAGGGATGCTGACGGAAGTCGGTGCTGCTACATGAGCTTTTGCAGGCACCAAAGGCTGCCTCAGCTGATCCATCTGGGAACATGCCTCTGacgaaaaaaacaaagaaaagaacaaagagcagtGTCATCTCAAAGTTCAGTCCTAATTTTGCTATTAAATGATTATGAGAAGTGCGAGAATTTGTCTACGATAACTGAAGTATCAAAATGTCATGAAAAATAGTTTCTAATGTACTTCACGGTATGATTACTGTCGTCTTTTGAATTTCAGAAGCAATACTTAGTAAGCAATATATTTAAGCCTCTAGCGACAGAAACATTTCATGCTAACTGCATTTCTAACAACAGATAGACATTACATACATTTTGTTGTAAGCTTTTCGAAGGCTCACCTGAATCCGGCTCATCACTGAAAACCCTTTCTGTTCGGCATGATCCCTTCCGAGATAAAGTCTTCTGCTTGTAGGAAAACGTAGCTCTCACTGTCCCacatattattaaatttgtaaCAGCAATGTTTGAAAAATAAAGCAAACATTGAATACTCActttcattttttctcttccAGAACACTTTTCAGAAGTTCGCATAAGGGCTTTGATATTCAAAACTACTTCTCGTGCTTTATTGCCAGCTGCGACTTGACTCTGCGCAGGCTTCAAAGAGCTTAGTGAGATGTATCAACAAACTAAATAGGAAATGCAACTACTTCAGTAACCGTATCGAGCCATAGCATCAGTGCTAATTACTTTGTATGTAAGTGGATTGAAACCACAGCCTATGTAGAAAATCCATATATCAATAGAAATTATAAACCGAGAAAAGCGACAGCCAACTAAATCAGTAATCTGAGCAGCACAACAATCCTGCAGTGACATACCTCATTTACATTTCATATTGGGTCTGAACTGAAGAACAGATTTGCATTTTTCTACATTCTAAGGTGAGATGTAATCTAACTCTTCTTGCCTTTTTCCAATGCCTATATGCAAATTAAGcagaaatttcaaaaataaggTAAATCTGCAGTGGGGAACTCAACCTTTTCAGTTGTTTCATTTCTGTCGACGACCTCTTAGTTGCGCTGCAATCAGGCCTATAACATTATATTTCGTTACGATTTTACCATTTCGGTTTTATTTGTCCCAAACCAGTTAAAATAATCGAAAAGCGCAATACTTCATTAGAGCATAAAAGATTaagatgattattattattcttatgatTTCCAAGAAGAATATGCAAGAGAAATCATATGCCGAAATTTCGCTTACCTGCACTAAAACCTCTTCCATTTTTAACTTGATATCTCCAACTGTGCTGTCACAATTATTGCCGCAACTGAATAAATTCTTTATAATGCCTTCCAACCACCGAATCAGATGAAttaggaaaacaaaataaaacataaagacAAACTCAATGTAATAAACAGAACCAATACATTTGTTACATACATGTACGTATGTGTAGTTGAATTTGAATAGGTTTGCAATGGACTTGAAACATTCTGATAAGCTCAATTCATCTGACTAAATGAATAGGCTACTGGAACAAAAGATTTGAAGAAATAGAAAAATCTGTGAACAAATTTCCTCTATGTGCTTTTGGTgcgaaaaaaaggaaaagttttATAAGATGAGCATTGCAGTTGTAATTGTATACagatccaaacgttatttttggTTTGATGCATTTAAACCCAACTGCTGCTGAGTTGAAACAACACAAGGAAACTTAGTTACAGTACTTGAAAGTAAGTTCAAATTTGCCGCAATTGCAGCTGCAGCAGTCAGTGAGAGTAACTTTAAAACAGTAGCCACAtgaattgatgaaattaatttatattgctAAAGAAATTTGAATTACAAGAAAATAGTCGTACCTTTGGTTGATCAAAGAGAGACCGAGTATAGAATAGGTAGAGAAAATTCCGAGGAGGACAACTTAAGAAGAGAAATGATTAGTAAGAAGAAACGAAATATAGCCGTTAGAGGTTGCTCCAATCCTTTAGTTTAGTACTActagtgtttttcttttttttttttttataatataataccaACTATTCCTACCGCAGGTCATAAAAGGCTAAATGGTTGGTATCGAAAATCCCAAGTTCGaagcataattattttatatttgtaactaagtgcatttctaaaatgaaaaaaataaaataatgaaacataccttttctctcaaaaaaagctTCTTTAGTATATTCTCTTTCTAGTATCTAGTACTGTGTGACGACCCAAATTCTCAGTGAGTCACTCATCCTAgttaactctcttaattttttagGCCTAGCCACCGCAAAAAATAGTTAggccggattaagagttttttatataaaaaactatctggggtctcacaaatTGTTTCTTGACAGCCCCATGcactaaaaaattttgtatatacaTTAATGGGGCAATTGCccatatacccctgaaaagttttcagtttttttatttaccccttttagaaggctaatattgaaaatacccttcttatgttccaaatctttctaatatatctctGGAGTTATTACGTTAGTGAGCTGCTGttatctctaaaaaattatcattttgcccATTTTAATATACCATTCTTATATTtcaagtctttctaatatacccctggtGGTGGCTGTGGTCGTGCGCCGCCCCGTGCGCGCGCATCCCGACGATGTGCACCGCGTCGCCGCCCTTGGCGGagccctcgtcctcgtcctcgtccacgGGTGGCTCCAACGCCGCCGTGATGATGGAGCGCTCCTCGTCGTCCTCTGCTGCGCTCGTAGAACTAGGTGGCGAGGAAGTCGAGGATGAGggtggcgagggcggcggccaTGGCGACGAAGCCGGAGAAGGGGAAGCGGCGCCAGGGGAAGCGGGGGAGGCAAGGGTCGGTGAGCGCGGCCTCGGCGTCGTGGAGCATGTGGACGAAGCCCATGGCTTGGATGACGCCCGCGGCGAAGGCCTTGGCGAGAACGAAGAAGCCGCTCTCCGTGCTCAGGAGGCGCCGCTGCTACCTCTCCGCCGCCAGCGGGATCGCCACGCCCACCATCCCCGCCACCAGGATCGCCATCATTGCCGCTAGCTTCCGCTGCAGCGCCGCCGCGTCGTCGCGGCacccctcttcctcctccgccgccagcGGGATCGCCACGCCCACCATCCCCGCCACCAGGATCGCCGCCAGCTTCAGCCGCAGCGCCTCCGCGTCGTCGCGGCacccctcttcctcttccgccgCAGCTCCCCCTCCGTGGTCTGGGAGGCAGCGGGCGTCATCCTCGCCCGTGGTCCgggaggagatgaggcgagATGGAGGCAGAGGAGCCAGcaaggtggaggtggaggagccGGCGATcaagttgggagagaaagagaataacTTAAGACATTAGCATAATAAGCTAGggataaaatagatattttatataggttttaaCTTTAGTATACATTTAACCGATATTTAATCTGAGTTAAGCTAACAAGGGATAACTGCGGagttattttagaataacggtggaatatatgaggggcgttttagaaaaaaagaaaaagaagaagaagtagatcggatatttccagacgcatgaaaaatatatagataattattcctaaattaattatatttactaCCGAAAAGAACTAATAAGAAAGTACTACATTAGATGAGTGAAAGATTACAAAACTTTGTAGATAGGTAAGTTACTTTCTCCATTAAATTTAGTTCATTAAATAATAGAGATAACATGCAAAAGGGGAACCCAAAAATGTGACTCCCACACTATTACAAAAGCCAATGGATCAGAACAGGGCGAGCTTATTCGTTGAGGATATAGGCGAGggg
This genomic window from Ananas comosus cultivar F153 linkage group 3, ASM154086v1, whole genome shotgun sequence contains:
- the LOC109707236 gene encoding uncharacterized protein LOC109707236; translated protein: MFQVHCKPIQIQLHIRTCIIKNLFSCGNNCDSTVGDIKLKMEEVLVQSQVAAGNKAREVVLNIKALMRTSEKCSGREKMKKTLSRKGSCRTERVFSDEPDSEACSQMDQLRQPLVPAKAHVAAPTSVSIPTITDIGDRRNIRRLNFLTAIHPKKILISLRLCLAWVQ
- the LOC109708039 gene encoding F-box protein At5g07610-like, with translation MSQMMFFDDDITSDILARLPPKQLARARCVCKRWRSLTSDHHFLQMHFACNANNSISGFFLRGRVNHTEYFPLQGEAAAAASAFPDPAFSFIPSIPDVDGGHITIESSCNGLIICSRPNRDGHYKSLHFICNPITTEFIALDIPKGGDRYLSLAFDPSKSPYYKVIALGFKIHIYSSETRSWRQADIDSSSLDQFKGLRAYRSAFWNGLLIWIVRDHLLSFDIEREQVKRLPMPDHRPENWNCHYIGESGGFLQMTGYTKEQKLTACFDVLEMGVDCSGWSVLYRIDLSHIKELYPEIQMKVRVPRPGTRRSVNIVDHLALSHVYVVRGRGGAEKGGMLLFGIPGKIMCYDVAKKEFRIVCEVSIPSPSSCFSEYSWYMFYPYNHSLFTL